A stretch of DNA from Saccharomycodes ludwigii strain NBRC 1722 chromosome I, whole genome shotgun sequence:
TATCATCTACATTTTCACCCTTTTGTAATCCTAACACAATCTTATTAGACAACAAATCAGGTAAAAAGCGTGGTCTTTCCAAATCATAAAACTCACTTTCTAATAAATCAACAATGCTCGACGCCTCTTCTAAATGACCTTGTTGTAAATGTAAGTTTAATAATCCCAAATTGGTTTTATAAGATGGATGTGTATGGACCAtatcttcaaaaaaataaaaattaccTTCAGTTGTTTCTTTGTTCAACACAAAATTAATGTATGATtcacaaaaattaataataatttcattATCGTTGTCATATTCTTCATTATTAGAAACAAAATTGGAATATAAATTGGAAGCCTTTTTAACTTCACCGCTGAACAAAGCAACTTGAATggccaataataataattcacaGGAACCTGGCACATTAGCACTATCTAAATTGTCTATGCATGTGGTTAAACTCTCTTCTATATCcccattaataaaataagcgCTTGCTAACAAATTTATAGCATATAAAGATGAATCCTTTATAGACTTTTGTAAATTTGccaattttttatgatCCTT
This window harbors:
- the SEC28 gene encoding coatomer subunit epsilon (similar to Saccharomyces cerevisiae YIL076W | SEC28 | SECretory), producing the protein MNTFTVKQEYYTGNYKAVLKEVAKYNKTSDETLLFYKTKAEIALGEFELLPEDGSSSSLTKVINNYAAFIKDHKKLANLQKSIKDSSLYAINLLASAYFINGDIEESLTTCIDNLDSANVPGSCELLLLAIQVALFSGEVKKASNLYSNFVSNNEEYDNDNEIIINFCESYINFVLNKETTEGNFYFFEDMVHTHPSYKTNLGLLNLHLQQGHLEEASSIVDLLESEFYDLERPRFLPDLLSNKIVLGLQKGENVDDIRVQLLELDSNHSWCKAHTDVEQKMSVIINKYQI